ACCGCCGAAGGTGAAGGTAATCCCGCAGGTGACGGCGAAGCCCACATAGGGTGGCGTGTCGAGGGCCTGGGCCCAGTTCGTCTTGGGCGGGGTGATGCCCCGCGTGCCCCGGCCGTCGAGGATGGCGGGGTTGAAGGGCCTGTCCTGCACGGCGGCATTGAATTCGCTCACGGTGCGGACGAGACCCTGGGGGTCAATCTCGAGCTTCCTGGCCAGCTCCTCGATGGTGGGGGCTTCGGCTTTGGTGATCTCGCGGATCCGGTACTCCTCGCGGAGAATCGGCAAGGTCTTCTGGTCGAAGATCTGGAAGGCCGTCTGCTGAGGCTGCCGGATGACCGCCTGCCCGTACTTGACATAGGTGAAGTTGCGGAAGTCCGCGCCTTCGTCCACGAAGCGTTGCCCGTGGACATTGACCATGATGCCGAGCGGGTAGGAGTGCTTCTGGAACATGTCACCGACCTTGCGATCGCCGAAGGCCGGCGCGTTCAGATCCCACTGGACGGCATGGCAGGAGGACCAGTGGCCATAGGCCTGGGCCCCGATGTCCAGCGCCATGCGAATGCCCTCGCCGGTGTTGTGGCGGGTGCCGCGCACGCGGGCGAGGTCCCAGTTGGGGCCGAGATAGCGAGTTCGCCATTCTGGATTCGCCTCGAAGCCGCCGCAGGCCAGGACGACCGCGCGGGTGGGGATCTCCACCAGGCCTTCGGGCGAGCGCACCACGAGACCGGTGATGCCGCCCTTGTTGTCGGTCAGGAGCTGTCGCGCGCCGTGCCCGTAACGCACCTCGATGCCGACCTTGCGCGCGCGATCGAGCTGCATCTCCACGAGGCCGGGGCCGCCGCCCACCGCCTCGACGTTGAGCCCGCCCCAGAACTGGTGCTTGCCCTCGACCTGGTAGGACTGGCGGGCGAACATGAGAATCCACCGCAGACCCTGGCTCCGCATCCAGGCCACGGTGGGACGCGAGCGCTGGACGAGGTGCTGGGCCATGTCGAAGTCGGAGCGCCCCTCCGTCACGCGCATCAGGTCGTCGTAGAACTGGTTTTCCGTGTAGGGAGGCACCACGATGCTCCGCGCTTCCTCCTCCGAGATGTCCGGCAGAATGTCGCGCCGGAGATCCTCGAGACCCTGGTGGGCGAAGCGGAATCCTCCCGCCGTGAAGAAGGAGTTGCCGCCGCGCTGGGACTCGGGCGCCTTCTCGACCACGAGCACGGAGGCGCCGGCCTCGCGCGCGGCGAGCGCCGCGCACAGGGCCGCATTACCGGTGCCCGCCACGACGACATCGTATGCCTTACTCATCGGAGAACCCCCGGGGAGGACTACTCGGTTAACCGACTATCTCTTCGCCGCCGTCCACCCCGATGACGTTACCCGTCATCCAGTAGGTGTCCGGATGCGAGAGCACCACGATGGCCTTGGCGACGTCCTCGACCGTGGTCAGCCGGCGATGCGGATTGCGCTGGGCCGCCTTCTGGGAAAACGCTTCGTAGTTGGGGATCTTCTGCGCGGCGGGCGTGGCGGTGACGCCGGCGCGGATGGAGTTCGCGGTGATCCCGTGGCCGGCCAGCTCGGCGGCGAGCTGGCGGATATTGGACTCGAGCGCGGCCTTGGCCGCCGACACCGGGCCATAGAACGGCAGCACGCGCGCGCCCCCCGAGGACGTCATGGCGTAGATATGGCCGCCTCGGCCCATGAGGCCGCGGCCCACCAGCTCTTGAGCCCAGTAGATGAGGCTGTGGGCCATCACGTCGAGCGTCATGTCCATCTGCGCCTTGGTGACGGACTCTTTCATGGGATCGGCAATGAAGAGCTTGAGGGTGCCGAAGGCCAGGGAATGGAGCATGACCCGGAGCTGACCCAGCTCGCCCCGCTCGCGCAGGATGCGCTCCATGTCCGCCGCGGTCTCCGCGCGCCGCTCCTCGTCGGCGGCATTGATATTGTAAAAGCGCGCCTCGCGGCCCAGGCTCTTGATGTCGGCGGCCAATTTTTCCGCGTTGGGCAAGGTCGCCTTGCGGTCGAGGTGCACGCCGAAGATGTTGAGGCCGGCCCGCGCCAGGGCCATGCTGGTGGCCGCGCCGAAGCCCGAGGAGGCGCCGAGGACGAGCGCCCAGCCGTACAGGGTGATCGGTGGTGCCTCCGTCGCCATCGTATGCGTCTCCTTGGTTGAGCAACGGCGTGATCCGGCGAACCGCGCGAGCATTCTATCATTCTGCCCTCCCGGTACTGGGCCAAGTTGCGAGTCACATCAACCCAGCTCTCGCCTCGGGCCACGCCCTCGGCTCGAAGAGCCACGCCCGAGGGAGCCTGCAACGCGAGGCGTACCTGTATGTACGTTGAGCGTTGCAGGCGACCGAGAACGTGGCCGTTCGAGCTGACCGGCCCCGCAGCGAGGCGAGAGCTGAATAGAACTGGCGAAGCAAATTGGCCCAGTACCGTGGTTCTCGGATACTCGGCGGCGTGCTACCATGACCCTCGCCCATGGGCCGGACGGCTGGCATCATCCTCATCGGCAACGAGCTTCTCTCCGGCAAGGTCGTGGACGCCAATGCGGCCTACCTGTGCCGCGAGCTTCGCATGCTCGGCGTCGACGTGCGTCGCATCGTGGTCATTCCCGACGAGGTGGATCAGATCGCCGCCGAGGTCGCCGAGTTCAGCGGGAGCTTCGACGTGGTCTTCACCTCCGGCGGGGTGGGGCCCACCCACGATGACGTGACGATCGAGGGGGTGGCGCGCGCGTTCGGCGTTCCCGTGGTCAGGGACGCTCGCATGGTCGAGGTCATCCAGCGCTTCGCGGGCGGCCAGCTCAATGCGGCGCGGCTCCGCATGGCCGAGATCCCGGAGGGCGCGCTCCCCATGATGGGGGACGGGCTCGTGTTTCCGGCGGTGGTCATGAAGAACGTCTACGTCTTGCCCGGAGTGCCCGAGCTCTTCCGGCAGAAGTTCGAGGGGCTCAAGGAGCAGTTCCGGGACGAGCCCTTCCATCTGGTCAGCGTCTTTCTGAGCGTGGGGGAGGGGACGCTGGCCGAGCACCTCAACGAGGTCGTCCGCGGCTATCCGGAGCTCATGCTGGGCTCGTATCCGGAGCTCGCGAACCCCGAGTACAAGGTCAAGGTCACCCTCGAGTCCAAGGATCGGACCTACATGGAGCGAGCGCTCGGTGATTTCCTCGCGAGGCTGCCCGCCGCCGTGGTGGTGCGCATCCAGAAATAGCCCCTCTAGAGGAGATCGCGCATGGCGGACACGACGAAGTCTTTCGGCGAATCGCTGGCCGCGGAGGTGCGGGCGGGCAGGAGCTTCGGTGGCCACCCGCTCTGGTTCAAGATCCAGGAGGGGCGGCTGTCCCGTCCCCAGGTGCAGGGCTTCGCCAAGCAGTTCTTCCTCCAGGTGCTCGAGTTCCCCCGGGCCGTCTCGGCCCTGCACTCCCGCTGCACGGACATGGGTGAGCGGGTCAAGCTCGCCGAGTCGGTCTACGAGGAAGAAACGGGACGCCTCTCGGGCTCCAAGGCCCACCCCGAGCTCTTCCTCGACTTCGCCACCGGGCTCGGGCTGCCGCGCCACGAGGTGCTGACCGCCACCGCCTTGCCCTCGACGGCGGCCCTCATCCACTGGTTCGAGTATTCCACGAAGATCCTGCCTTTTCTCGAAGGCGTGGCCGCGATCAACCTGGCCGCGGAGGGACAGGTCGTGGGCGCCTTCGGCCCCTTCGCGCGCGGGCTCCAGAAGCACTACGGCCTGGACGAGGCGCAGGTCGCCTTCTGGGACGTGCACGAGCTCGCCGACGCCGAGCACTCCGATGTCGGCGACCACATCGTGATCAAGGGCGCCACCACCCCCGAGAGCCAGGACCAGATCCGCCGCGTCGTGCGCACCTCGCTCGGCATGTGGTGGCAGTTCTTCCAGGGCATCGATCAGGAGTACGGCCAAGTCTAGCCTGGACCATTCGCAGACAACGCCACCCTCACCCAACCCTCTCCCTCTCCGAGGGAGAGGGATTCATTTTGATCCCTCGCCCCCGGAGGGGGAGAGGGCCGCAGTTCGAGCTGAAGGGTGAAACCCTGAGGCGAGAGCTGAGTAGATCAGGGGGAGTCCAGAATGCGACACGCGCGTTTGTGAATAATTCTCGTGACGGCCCTCCGCGAGGCGGATGCTATTCTGGTGGCATGAGGGGCGAGACGGGCCATCTGGAGACGGGGCGCCGGGTCGCCGCGATGATCTACGGCGCCATGATGGGCAGCGTGCTGCTCTACGCCGTGGCAGTCGAGGTGGTGAATTTCTCGCAGGCACCGTTCTCGGGCTTTGCCGCCAGAACGATGGATCCCACGGTCCGCTACGCGCTCTGGGGTGTCGCCCTCCTCCAGATCGTCCTCATCGCGTTGGTGCGCCGCTCCCTTCTCGCCAGGTCAGGGGCGCCCTCCTCGATGGCCCCCGCGGCGTCGGTGGCCAAGCTCATCACGGTGGCCATCGTCACCGCGGCCCTCGCCGAGATCCCGGCCATTCTCGGCCTCGTGCTCTTCATGGTCTCGGGGCTCCGCGCGGATTTCTACGGGCTCCTGACTCTGTCGCTGGCCCTGCTCGCCACTTGGTTCCCGCGGCTGGAGTCGTGGCGCGAGTGGGCCGCCGAGCCGCCGGCCAGCGGCTGAAGCCGTCGCGAAGCCCATGAGCGCTTCGCCCTATCAGTTCAAGTCCGACCCGTATTCGAGCCATACCCTGATCTTGAACAGACTGGGGCCGGGGCAGGGAAGGCGCGCCCTCGATGTCGGAGCGGCTGACGGTTTCCTCTCCGAGCTCCTGTCTCGCCAGGGCTGGCAGGTCACGGCTCTCGAGCGCGATCCCGCCCAGGCCGCCAAGGCGCGCGGGCGCTGCCACGAAGTCATCGTGGCCGACCTCGATCAGGCCGCGCCCAAGCTGTCGGGCACCTTTGACGCCATCGTTTACGGCGACGTGCTCGAGCACCTGACGGATCCGCTGCCCGTGCTGGTGGCCATCAACCGCTCGCTGGCGCCCGCGGGACGCGTGATGGTGTCCGTCCCCAATGTCGCCCATCTCTGGGTGCGTCTCCAGCTCCTACTCGGACGCTGGGACTATGCCGACCGCGGCATTCTCGACCGCACGCACCTGCGCTTCTTCACCCGACGCACCTTCGTGCGTTTTCTCGAGGACGCGGGACTGAGCGTGACGGAGCTGGCCTCGACTCCGGTGCCCCTGCCCCTGGTGGTCCCCCCGCGTCTGCACGGCGCCGTGCTGGACGCTGTCCACTCGGCGAATGCCGCGGCCGCGCGCGCGTGGACGAGCGGGCTCGCCTATCAGCTCGTGGCCGTCTGCCGGCGCGCGGCCGCGGGAGCGCGCTGATGGCGCAGCCCAAGGTCGTGGTGGTCATGCCCGCCTACAATGCGGGCCGGACGCTCAAGCTGACCTACGAGGAGCTGCCCAAGGAGTCGGTCAACCTCGTCATCCTGGTGGACGACGGCTCCCGCGACCAGACCCTCGAGATCGCGCGCGAGCTCGGCCTGGAGATCTTCGTCCACGACAAGAACTACGGCTACGGGGCAAACCAGAAGACGTGCTACACCGAGGCCCTCAAGGCGGGGGCGGACATCGTGGTCATGGTCCACCCCGACTATCAGTACGATCCGACCCTCGTGCCCAAGATGATCGAGCCCATCGTCAAGGGCGAGGCCGATCTCGTGCTGGGCTCGCGACTCAAGGGCGGGGGCTCCGCCATCGCCCAGGGCATGCCGTGGTGGAAATACATCGCGAACCGATTCCTGACGGGCGTCGAGAACGTGTGCTTCGGCCTGCACCTCTCGGAGTACCACACGGGCTACCGGGCCTTCAATCGTGATGCGCTGGAGGCCGTCAACTTCCGGATGAACTCCGACGGCTTCGTCTTCGACCAGGAGATCATTGCCCAGGCCGTGTCCGCGGGCTTCCGGATCTCCGAGATCGCGGTGCCCGTCCGCTACTTCGCCGAGGCCTCCTCCGCGAGCTTCTTCGCCTCGTGCGCCTACGGGCTCAAGATCCTCTGGGTGGTGACGCGCTACACCCTGCACAGGAGCGGCATCAAGCGATCGCGCCGGCTGCAGTCACTGCGCGGGCGCTACAGCAAGCTCAGTCCCGGCTCCGGGACAGCCTCGCGCGATCGCGGTTGAGACTTCCCAGAATTAGGGGTCGCCTCGCCTCCGGCTGCGGCTCCTCCTTCGGAATTAGGGGTCGCCTCGCCTCCGGCTGCGGCTCCTCCTTCATTCTCGACCTCGGCTGCCTCCTGGCCGGGGCCGCCTTTTTCTCGACGCTCATCTGGTGGTGGTGGCGTCCCGACGAGCTATTTCTCGTCTTCCTCGCCCTCATCGCGCTCCGGCTGCTCCGGGCGCCCGTGGCCATTCCCGCGTGGCAGCCTCGGCGTGTGCTGGCCGTGGGAATTCTCGCCTATGCCGCCATCTTCTCCTTCGTGACGCTGACGCGGCATCTGGCCCTGCGCACCCATGCCCTCGATCTCGGCTACTACGTTCAGCTGACCTGGAATCTGGCGCGGGGCGCCGGGCCTTACGTCAGCCTGCCCGAGATGAATGCCTGGGGAGACCACCTCTCGCCCATCATGTACCTGCTGGCTCCACTCTTCTGGGTCGCCCCCGGCGCGGGAGCGCTCCTCGTCACCCAGTCGGTGGCGCTGGCCCTGGGGGCTCTGGCCGTTTTCGGTATCGCGGCGCGACGGCTGGGAGACGAGCGGCCGGCGGCCGTCTTCGCCATCCTCTACCTCGTCAATCCCTCGCTTCACGGCATCAACCAGCGCGACTTCCATGCCGCCGCCCTGGCCATCCCGCTGCTCCTCGCGGCGATCTACTTCGTCGAGCGTGATAGCCCGTGGCTCTTCACCGCGGCGGTCCTTCTCGCGCTGGGGACCCGGGAGGACGCGACCATACCCGTTGTCGGCCTGGGAATCTGGCTGGCTGTCGCGAAGCGGCGCTGGCTCTGGGGCGCCGTCACCGCGGCCGCGGCCTTCGCCCTGCTCGTGGCGGACACGCGATGGCTCCTGCCCCATTTCCGGGGTGCTCCCTATCCGCATCTCGGACGCTACGCGCACCTGGGGCGCTCGGTGCCCGAGATCGTGGTGGCCATGCTTCTGCATCCATTTCGGACGGTGGGCGCACTCTGGAGCTGGCCGCGCCTCTTCTACCTCGGCAATCTCCTCGCCCCTCTGCTCTTCCTGCCCCTCCTGGCCCCGGCCGCGCTTCTCGCGCTCCTGCCGCCCCTCCTCGAGAACCTCCTCGGTCAGGACCCGGTCCTCTTCAGTCATCGAACGCAGTATCAATCCTTCGTCCTGCCTTTTCTCGTGAGCGGTGCCATCGCCGGCTACGAGCGGCTCGCGCGGACGCATCCGGAGCGGTGGCCCGGGCGCGTCTTGACCGCCGCGATGATCGCGAGCCTGGCCCTCACTTCTCCCACGGTCAATGACCTCGCCGTCCAGCGTTTCTGGCCCAAGGCCGAGCATCGCCAGGCCTGGGAGACCATGGCCCAGGTCCCGGCGGGCGCGTCGCTGTCGGCCCAGGATCAGTACGTCGCGCATCTCTCGCTCCGTCCGCTGGTCTTCGTCTTCCCGGTGAGCCTCGAGAAGGCGGAATACGCCCTGGTCAATGCCCAGTCCTATCCCTGGCGCGCCTTGCCCGACGTGCGCATGCGGCAGGAGGACCGAGACATGGTGACGATCGCCGGGGTCGGATCGGCGCCGGAACTCCGCTTCCGGGTCAAGTACCGCGCGGGCCCCCATCTCCTCTTGGAGAAGCAATAGAGGCGCCCCATGCATGCTCGATGGAGACGGCCGGCCCGCCAGCTCGGCATCTACCTGGGGCTCGCGCTCTTCTTGCTGATCGCCCTGTTCCCCGTCCTGTGGATGGTCATCACGGCCTTCAAGGACGAGCAGGACCTCTACCAGATGAAGTTCCCCCTGTGGTTTCACATGCCGCCGACCCTGAAGCACTTCCGTCTGCTGTTCACTCAGACCTGGTTCGGGACCTGGGTCGTCAACAGCGCGCTCCTCTCCATCGTGGTGGTCGCGATCACCCTCGCGGCCTCGGTCCCGGCCGCTTACGCCCTGGCCCGTCTCCGCCTGCCGGGAGCGCACGGCAGCGGCACCGCCCTCTTCATGACCTACCTGGTCCCGCCGATCATCCTGTTCATACCTATCGCGCCCGTCGTGGGATGGCTCGGGTTGTTCGACTCCTGGTGGGCTCTCGTCCTGCTCTATCCGACCTTCACCATCCCCCTCTGCACGTGGCTGATGCTGGGCTTTTTCCTCGCCGTGCCGCGCGAGCTCGAGGAGTCCGCCTGGATCGACGGCTGCGGGATGATGGGCGGAATCCTTCGCGTCGTCTTGCCTCTGAGCCTGCCCGGGATGGCCACCACGGCGATCTTCGCCTTCACGCTGTCGATGCAGGAGTACCTCTACGCGGTGGTCTTCGCGGCCCCCGTGGAGCAGAAGGTGGTCACGGTGGGGCTCCCCACCATGCTCATCCGCGGCGACATCTTCTTCTGGGGCGCGCTGATGGCCGGGGGCCTGCTCGTGGGGCTGCCCACGGCCATCGCCTTCAACCTCGTGCTCGACCGGTTCATCCAGGGGCTGACGGGCACCGGAGACGCCTGACCGGCTCCGACCTGCTATAGTTCGCGCAAGAATTCAGCCGCCCCGGAGTCTGACCACCCACCGCTTCCATCTGCGCGGCGGGGTGAAGTTCCATGGCGGCAGGTCGGCGATCAGGATGCCTCGGAACACGCAGTAACGTCGGGCTAGTACGGATAGCTCGTTCAGCAAGTGCTCCCGGCGCGCCAGTTCCGCGACGTACCTTCTTGAGGATCGCGCTGGGTCCCAGATCTGCCAGCTCGATCTTTTGCTTTCCATGAACGGTGAAACATCCTCGCTGGGCGCGCATACGTTCGTGGACGTCACAGGCTGCAGCTCGAGCGCTCAAGCTGGGTCGGGCAACGTCGGCGGCTCGACGTCACTGCGGACGGGACCGCTTCTTCCTTTGAGTCCTCTCAGCCAGCGATACGATCACCACGGTTCCCGCGATGAAGTCATGCAGCGCTCTCTTCTTCTTGTTAAGGAAGAGAACGATCAGTTCACTCCACATCCAGACGTTGGTTATCATCTCGTGCGTCCGGAATAGGGGATCCGATTCGCTCAGCACGAGGCGGGGATCCGCCGCTGGGAACGCCGACCATCGGTACCCGACGACGCCGAGTAAGGCCACCGAAAACATGATGTCGACCGACCGTCGGAGTAGCGCACGCCTGAGAGAGATCGGCGACCCGTCCAGCTGGGTCACCTTGATCGCCATGATCACCTTGCCCACCGTCTGTCCCCATCTAGTCAGAAAGTAGATCTCGTAGAGGTGGCTGAGGAGGGGGATCAGCACGAACAACGCCAGAATGGATGATGGCCAGAAGCGCGGGAGAATCCAGTAGATCACAAGCAACGGGCTCAGAACCATTGCGTCGATGACGAGTGCCGGAGCGCGGCGCCAGAACCCTGCATAGATCAAGGCCGACTCGGCCGCCACTCTACGGCGGTCTGCCCGTTCGGCGCTCCTCAATCGGCGTTTGGTTTCAGCCATGTCGGCCGGCTCTACCACGGCCGCGTTCCTCACGACAGCTTCTGCCTCCTTCCGGCGCTCCTTGGGCACCCAGACGGTCGTGTGCAACGCGAGAAGCTCGCCAGCATGTGCTCCCTGGAGCGTGAATGGAATCCCCGCTGCATCCAGCGCCGATGTGACCACGGGGAGCTCTGCCGGCCCTGTACTCTCCTGCAGACGCACCCACTCCGGTACCGTAACGGGCGGTTCGGCAGGTCGGATCTCTCCCTCGGTGGGGCCGGGAATCAGTGCGACGTCGCAATCGGCGCACCGGACCACGTCCGGACGGTATTCCACATTGCACTTTGGGCAGATCATCACGCAGCACGCCTCAGAGAGTCGTCACCTCGGTGGGGCCAATGCCATCCATCGAGAGCCTTGCCTCGACTTGGCCGGTGTGGGCTGGAAGACCGACGCCATCCTGCGCCCAGCACCGGAGCGCAGTCAAGGAGCCGTATCGCGTCATCTAAAATTAGATCAGGCGGGGTCGGGCTCGCCGGTGAGGATGTGGGAGGCGTGATGGAGCACCATGCGCCAGCGCGTGCCGCGCCGCTCGAAGACATTGGTCACCAGCACCGCGGTCACCGAGATATTGCCCTGGGACTGGGTGAGGATGTTCTCGGTGCCGGTGATCCAGGCGATATTGTCGGCGATGCGCACGACGATGTCGGAGAGGGTGAAGCGGAGCTCGCGGGTGTCCTTGAAGATGGCCTCCCAGGACTGCCGCACGGCCTCCCAGCCGGTCAGCAGGCACCAGCCCGGATGGACGCAGCGAACATAGTCCGCGTGCAGCCACAGGGCCTCCATGGCGTCGAGGTCCCGGGCCTCGAGGGCGCGATAGAAGCGCGCATTGGTCTCCTCGACTTCGGCGGACTCCTCTTCGGGCGTCAGGTCCGGCATCGCACCACCAGGCGCGGGCCGTGGGTCTCCACGACGAGAGGCTCGAGGGTGGCCCCGGGGCAAGGGCCCTCGACGCAGAGACCGCTCCGCGGATCGAAGATGGCGCCATGGGTCGCGCAGATCAGATGTCGCCCGTCCTCCGTCAGGAACTCGTTCGGCCACAAGTCGAGCGGCGTGCCCGCGTGGGGACAGCAATTCACATAGGCGTGATGGCTCCCGTTGACGTTGATGACGAAGCCCTCCACGACCTTGCCTCGACGCTCGAGACGGAACTTCGCGGTCTGGCCCGGGGGCAGCGCATTGGCCGCGCAGCTCCAGGCGCCAGGATCGTCCGCCGCAGGCTCCACGAATCGGTTCTACCAGAAGCCTCCAGGCGATTCAACGCGCGGCGTGGCCACCCCAAGAAACCGCGTGGTACCATGAGCGGTCTATGTTTGCCGTCGATGCGCAAGATCTCACGAAGACCTTCCGGAGCGGATGGCTGGGCCGCCGGCACAAGGAGGCCCTCAGGGGCGCGAGCCTCCAGGTCCCGCGCGGGGCCATCTTCGGCCTGCTCGGGCCCAACGGGGCAGGCAAGACCACGCTGCTGTCGATCCTGGCCACGCTGCTTTTGCCGGACTCGGGCACGGCGACCATCCTCGGCCATGACGTCGTGCGCGAGGCGGGGGCCATTCGCCGCCGCCTCAACATGGCGAGCGGCAATGCCTCCTTCGTCTGGAGCCTCCGGCCGCCCGAGGTCCTGACCTT
The window above is part of the Candidatus Methylomirabilota bacterium genome. Proteins encoded here:
- a CDS encoding carbohydrate ABC transporter permease; protein product: MHARWRRPARQLGIYLGLALFLLIALFPVLWMVITAFKDEQDLYQMKFPLWFHMPPTLKHFRLLFTQTWFGTWVVNSALLSIVVVAITLAASVPAAYALARLRLPGAHGSGTALFMTYLVPPIILFIPIAPVVGWLGLFDSWWALVLLYPTFTIPLCTWLMLGFFLAVPRELEESAWIDGCGMMGGILRVVLPLSLPGMATTAIFAFTLSMQEYLYAVVFAAPVEQKVVTVGLPTMLIRGDIFFWGALMAGGLLVGLPTAIAFNLVLDRFIQGLTGTGDA
- a CDS encoding class I SAM-dependent methyltransferase, whose translation is MSASPYQFKSDPYSSHTLILNRLGPGQGRRALDVGAADGFLSELLSRQGWQVTALERDPAQAAKARGRCHEVIVADLDQAAPKLSGTFDAIVYGDVLEHLTDPLPVLVAINRSLAPAGRVMVSVPNVAHLWVRLQLLLGRWDYADRGILDRTHLRFFTRRTFVRFLEDAGLSVTELASTPVPLPLVVPPRLHGAVLDAVHSANAAAARAWTSGLAYQLVAVCRRAAAGAR
- a CDS encoding glycosyltransferase family 2 protein, yielding MAQPKVVVVMPAYNAGRTLKLTYEELPKESVNLVILVDDGSRDQTLEIARELGLEIFVHDKNYGYGANQKTCYTEALKAGADIVVMVHPDYQYDPTLVPKMIEPIVKGEADLVLGSRLKGGGSAIAQGMPWWKYIANRFLTGVENVCFGLHLSEYHTGYRAFNRDALEAVNFRMNSDGFVFDQEIIAQAVSAGFRISEIAVPVRYFAEASSASFFASCAYGLKILWVVTRYTLHRSGIKRSRRLQSLRGRYSKLSPGSGTASRDRG
- the tcuA gene encoding FAD-dependent tricarballylate dehydrogenase TcuA; its protein translation is MSKAYDVVVAGTGNAALCAALAAREAGASVLVVEKAPESQRGGNSFFTAGGFRFAHQGLEDLRRDILPDISEEEARSIVVPPYTENQFYDDLMRVTEGRSDFDMAQHLVQRSRPTVAWMRSQGLRWILMFARQSYQVEGKHQFWGGLNVEAVGGGPGLVEMQLDRARKVGIEVRYGHGARQLLTDNKGGITGLVVRSPEGLVEIPTRAVVLACGGFEANPEWRTRYLGPNWDLARVRGTRHNTGEGIRMALDIGAQAYGHWSSCHAVQWDLNAPAFGDRKVGDMFQKHSYPLGIMVNVHGQRFVDEGADFRNFTYVKYGQAVIRQPQQTAFQIFDQKTLPILREEYRIREITKAEAPTIEELARKLEIDPQGLVRTVSEFNAAVQDRPFNPAILDGRGTRGITPPKTNWAQALDTPPYVGFAVTCGITFTFGGLRVDLRAQVQDIEDQPIRGLYAAGELVGGLFYHNYPGGAGLMAGSVFGKIAGESAARDLGSARA
- a CDS encoding Rieske 2Fe-2S domain-containing protein, with amino-acid sequence MEPAADDPGAWSCAANALPPGQTAKFRLERRGKVVEGFVINVNGSHHAYVNCCPHAGTPLDLWPNEFLTEDGRHLICATHGAIFDPRSGLCVEGPCPGATLEPLVVETHGPRLVVRCRT
- a CDS encoding RDD family protein, translating into MICPKCNVEYRPDVVRCADCDVALIPGPTEGEIRPAEPPVTVPEWVRLQESTGPAELPVVTSALDAAGIPFTLQGAHAGELLALHTTVWVPKERRKEAEAVVRNAAVVEPADMAETKRRLRSAERADRRRVAAESALIYAGFWRRAPALVIDAMVLSPLLVIYWILPRFWPSSILALFVLIPLLSHLYEIYFLTRWGQTVGKVIMAIKVTQLDGSPISLRRALLRRSVDIMFSVALLGVVGYRWSAFPAADPRLVLSESDPLFRTHEMITNVWMWSELIVLFLNKKKRALHDFIAGTVVIVSLAERTQRKKRSRPQ
- a CDS encoding iron-containing redox enzyme family protein, whose product is MADTTKSFGESLAAEVRAGRSFGGHPLWFKIQEGRLSRPQVQGFAKQFFLQVLEFPRAVSALHSRCTDMGERVKLAESVYEEETGRLSGSKAHPELFLDFATGLGLPRHEVLTATALPSTAALIHWFEYSTKILPFLEGVAAINLAAEGQVVGAFGPFARGLQKHYGLDEAQVAFWDVHELADAEHSDVGDHIVIKGATTPESQDQIRRVVRTSLGMWWQFFQGIDQEYGQV
- a CDS encoding SDR family oxidoreductase, with protein sequence MATEAPPITLYGWALVLGASSGFGAATSMALARAGLNIFGVHLDRKATLPNAEKLAADIKSLGREARFYNINAADEERRAETAADMERILRERGELGQLRVMLHSLAFGTLKLFIADPMKESVTKAQMDMTLDVMAHSLIYWAQELVGRGLMGRGGHIYAMTSSGGARVLPFYGPVSAAKAALESNIRQLAAELAGHGITANSIRAGVTATPAAQKIPNYEAFSQKAAQRNPHRRLTTVEDVAKAIVVLSHPDTYWMTGNVIGVDGGEEIVG
- a CDS encoding nuclear transport factor 2 family protein, which produces MPDLTPEEESAEVEETNARFYRALEARDLDAMEALWLHADYVRCVHPGWCLLTGWEAVRQSWEAIFKDTRELRFTLSDIVVRIADNIAWITGTENILTQSQGNISVTAVLVTNVFERRGTRWRMVLHHASHILTGEPDPA
- a CDS encoding competence/damage-inducible protein A — protein: MGRTAGIILIGNELLSGKVVDANAAYLCRELRMLGVDVRRIVVIPDEVDQIAAEVAEFSGSFDVVFTSGGVGPTHDDVTIEGVARAFGVPVVRDARMVEVIQRFAGGQLNAARLRMAEIPEGALPMMGDGLVFPAVVMKNVYVLPGVPELFRQKFEGLKEQFRDEPFHLVSVFLSVGEGTLAEHLNEVVRGYPELMLGSYPELANPEYKVKVTLESKDRTYMERALGDFLARLPAAVVVRIQK
- a CDS encoding DUF2079 domain-containing protein; the encoded protein is MRLPRIRGRLASGCGSSFGIRGRLASGCGSSFILDLGCLLAGAAFFSTLIWWWWRPDELFLVFLALIALRLLRAPVAIPAWQPRRVLAVGILAYAAIFSFVTLTRHLALRTHALDLGYYVQLTWNLARGAGPYVSLPEMNAWGDHLSPIMYLLAPLFWVAPGAGALLVTQSVALALGALAVFGIAARRLGDERPAAVFAILYLVNPSLHGINQRDFHAAALAIPLLLAAIYFVERDSPWLFTAAVLLALGTREDATIPVVGLGIWLAVAKRRWLWGAVTAAAAFALLVADTRWLLPHFRGAPYPHLGRYAHLGRSVPEIVVAMLLHPFRTVGALWSWPRLFYLGNLLAPLLFLPLLAPAALLALLPPLLENLLGQDPVLFSHRTQYQSFVLPFLVSGAIAGYERLARTHPERWPGRVLTAAMIASLALTSPTVNDLAVQRFWPKAEHRQAWETMAQVPAGASLSAQDQYVAHLSLRPLVFVFPVSLEKAEYALVNAQSYPWRALPDVRMRQEDRDMVTIAGVGSAPELRFRVKYRAGPHLLLEKQ